The sequence TTGTTTTGCTAATATAGAATTTTTTGCATTAATAACTTGAATAGTTACAAATTTTGTAGCCCCTTCTCCATCTCTAATAATTTTTTGAGCTAAGTCTATAGCAGCATTTTTTAATTCATTAAATACAAGTGAATAATAAATATTTTCTTTGGATTCAATAAAAATTTTAGATTTACCTGTAGCAGCAATTATAAATGAATCATTAGTAGAAGTATCTCCATCAACAGTAATAGCATTGAACGATACTTTAACAATATCTTTTATCATATCATTAAGTAAAGATTTATCTATTCCAATATCAGTACAAATAAAAGCTAACATAGTAGCCATATTTGGCATAATCATGCCAGCACCTTTACTAATTCCAGTAATTACTACATCTTCTTTATTAATTTTTATTTTTTTAGAATAAATTTTTGGCAAAGTATCAGTTGTCATAATACTATGAGCAGCATTATACCAGTTGTTTTTAGTTAAATTGCCCATAGCTATAGGTATAGCATGAATAATCTTATCAGACGGTAAATTTTCTAATATTACTCCAGTAGAAAAAGGTAATATTTTTTCTACATTAACATTTAATAATTTAGAAAAAGATTCACATACTTTTAATGCATCATATATTCCTTTAGTGCCAGTACCACTGTTAGCAATTCCAGTATTTATGATCATACCAGCAAAATGTTCTTCTATATTTAAATGATTTTTACATATTTGAACAGGAGGTGCACAAAATAAATTTTTTGTAAAAACACCAGCAACATTTGTACCACTTGTAAATGTAAAAATTGTAAGATCATTTTTATTAGTTTTTTTGATTCCTG comes from Candidatus Kinetoplastibacterium sorsogonicusi and encodes:
- the argJ gene encoding bifunctional glutamate N-acetyltransferase/amino-acid acetyltransferase ArgJ translates to MAINLMVPDIDDIHNVDGVKIGIASAGIKKTNKNDLTIFTFTSGTNVAGVFTKNLFCAPPVQICKNHLNIEEHFAGMIINTGIANSGTGTKGIYDALKVCESFSKLLNVNVEKILPFSTGVILENLPSDKIIHAIPIAMGNLTKNNWYNAAHSIMTTDTLPKIYSKKIKINKEDVVITGISKGAGMIMPNMATMLAFICTDIGIDKSLLNDMIKDIVKVSFNAITVDGDTSTNDSFIIAATGKSKIFIESKENIYYSLVFNELKNAAIDLAQKIIRDGEGATKFVTIQVINAKNSILAKQVGYSIANSPLVKTALYASDPNLGRIISAIGQTCLEEIDINKIDIYIGNLLILKNGSKSENYIEKLAKNIMLEKEIVFTISLNNGIISETIYTCDLSNQYIDINANYRS